In a genomic window of Gossypium arboreum isolate Shixiya-1 chromosome 9, ASM2569848v2, whole genome shotgun sequence:
- the LOC108454962 gene encoding alkane hydroxylase MAH1-like, with product MGLMPIIDHAAKHGLVINLEDIFRSFTFDSACLLVTGYDPSCLSLELPQVLFSKAVNDFGQAILYRHVRPRSFTKLQKWLNVGQEGKYKKAWKVLDDILAEYICQKRKEANKLIQELVSVDDVDLLTSYITEKESTGLKCDDKFLRDNALNMITATTDTTSTALTWFAWLVSKHPIVENKIIEELESKIPIGETKRRRLFNVDEVKNLVYLHGALCEALRLYPPAPFNHKEPVKPDMLPSGHPVHPKTKVLFSVYSMGRMKSIWGEDCYEFKPERWINERGEIKHEPSYKFLSFGAGPRICLGKETSFIQIKAVASTLI from the coding sequence ATGGGGCTGATGCCCATCATCGACCATGCTGCTAAACATGGCTTGGTCATCAACTTAGAAGACATTTTCCGAAGTTTCACGTTTGATTCTGCATGCCTCTTGGTTACCGGCTATGATCCTAGTTGCCTCTCCCTCGAACTCCCTCAAGTTCTTTTCTCCAAAGCCGTGAATGATTTCGGGCAAGCAATACTTTATCGGCATGTTCGACCACGAAGCTTTACTAAGTTGCAGAAGTGGTTGAACGTAGGACAAGAAGGGAAATACAAGAAGGCATGGAAAGTTCTTGATGATATATTAGCTGAATATATatgtcagaaaagaaaagaagcgaACAAGCTGATCCAGGAGTTGGTATCAGTAGATGATGTGGATCTCTTAACATCATACATAACTGAAAAGGAATCAACAGGTTTGAAATGTGATGATAAGTTCTTGAGAGACAACGCTCTGAATATGATAACTGCTACGACGGACACGACGAGCACTGCTCTTACTTGGTTCGCTTGGCTGGTTTCCAAGCATCCAATAGTGGAAAACAAGATCATAGAAGAACTTGAATCAAAAATACCAATAGGTGAAACCAAAAGGAGGCGGCTATTCAATGTCGATGAGGTAAAGAATTTGGTTTATCTCCATGGAGCATTGTGTGAGGCATTAAGGTTGTATCCACCAGCCCCTTTCAATCACAAGGAACCTGTCAAACCAGACATGCTTCCAAGCGGGCATCCAGTTCATCCAAAGACAAAAGTCTTGTTTAGTGTGTATTCAATGGGAAGAATGAAGTCAATCTGGGGAGAAGATTGCTATGAATTCAAGCCTGAGAGATGGATTAATGAGAGAGGAGAGATCAAACATGAGCCATCATACAAGTTCTTATCTTTCGGTGCAGGGCCAAGGATATGTTTGGGGAAGGAAACATCATTTATTCAGATCAAAGCCGTGGCATCTACTCTGATTTAA